In Mycetocola zhujimingii, one DNA window encodes the following:
- a CDS encoding TRAP transporter small permease translates to MTQNEPEDPDRSVEPATTPATAEVPSDPAFIRVLSAVEIAISVVLLALVIIGVMYQVLGRYIPALGWVGAGELALMSMVALTFMTTGYLVGRNGHIVIEVFDQVLAGRKLFAVLRIISALIMVVTCLALAYEAFVKLEVEWTRTSAAMHIPLGMLYAFALFGFASAAIHSAWKIPHANRPERKLDISEMDA, encoded by the coding sequence GTGACCCAGAACGAGCCGGAGGACCCGGACCGCTCTGTGGAACCCGCCACCACGCCCGCGACCGCCGAGGTCCCGTCCGATCCCGCATTCATCCGGGTGCTCTCCGCAGTGGAGATTGCGATCAGCGTTGTGCTGCTCGCACTCGTCATCATCGGCGTGATGTACCAGGTACTCGGCCGCTACATTCCCGCGCTGGGCTGGGTCGGTGCCGGCGAACTCGCCCTCATGTCGATGGTCGCACTGACGTTCATGACCACGGGATATCTGGTCGGCCGCAACGGTCACATCGTGATCGAGGTCTTCGACCAGGTGTTGGCCGGCCGAAAGCTCTTTGCCGTGCTGCGCATCATCTCGGCCCTGATCATGGTCGTCACCTGCCTCGCGCTTGCCTATGAGGCTTTCGTGAAACTCGAGGTGGAATGGACGCGGACCAGTGCCGCCATGCACATTCCGCTCGGGATGCTGTACGCCTTTGCCCTCTTCGGATTCGCGTCTGCAGCGATCCATTCCGCCTGGAAGATTCCTCACGCCAACCGCCCGGAACGCAAACTCGACATTTCAGAGATG